One window of the Pelobates fuscus isolate aPelFus1 chromosome 12, aPelFus1.pri, whole genome shotgun sequence genome contains the following:
- the CRY2 gene encoding cryptochrome-2 isoform X2, which produces MEGSVHSVLWFRKGLRLHDNPALQAALRGARSVRCVYILDPWFAASSSGGVNRWRFLLQSLEDLDTSLRKLNSRLFVVRGQPADVFPRLFKEWGVTRLTFEYDSEPFGKERDAAIMKLAKEAGVEVIVENSHTLYDLDRIIELNGHSPPLTYKRFQAIISRMDLPRRPCPSVTPQQMETCKAEIHRNHDATYGVPSLEELGFQYDNQGLAVWPGGETEALARLDRHLERKAWVANYEKPRMNANSLLASPTGLSPYLRFGCLSCRLFYYRLRELYQKVKKNSPPPLSLYGQLLWREFFYTAATNNPKFDQMEGNPICVQIPWDRNPQALAKWAEGKTGFPWIDAIMTQLRKEGWIHHLARHAVACFLTRGDLWNSWECGVKVFDELLLDADFSVNAGSWMWLSCSAFFQQFFHCYCPVGFGKRTDPSGDYIRRYLPVLKNFPSRYIYEPWNAPESVQKEAKCIVGVDYPKPIVNHAEASRLNIERMKQTYQQLSRYRGLCILASVPSCTEDISNPIPEDASSHKNVSDPDAVHSISQKFKEFTWTAPCAAKDGFSGI; this is translated from the exons GTTCCTCTTGCAGTCACTGGAAGATCTGGACACCAGCTTAAGGAAACTGAACTCCCGGCTTTTCGTAGTAAGAGGACAACCTGCTGATGTTTTCCCGCGGCTCTTTAAG GAGTGGGGCGTGACACGTCTTACCTTTGAATATGACTCCGAACCTTTTGGAAAGGAGAGAGATGCCGCCATCATGAAATTGGCCAAGGAAGCTGGCGTGGAAGTAATTGTGGAGAATTCACACACCTTGTATGATTTGGACAG GATTATAGAGCTTAATGGTCACAGCCCTCCGCTTACCTACAAAAGGTTTCAGGCCATCATCAGCCGCATGGACCTGCCACGCAGGCCATGCCCAAGTGTCACACCACAGCAAATGGAAACGTGCAAGGCAGAAATCCATCGCAATCACGATGCAACGTACGGGGTGCCATCTTTGGAGGAACTAG GGTTCCAGTATGACAATCAGGGGCTCGCTGTGTGGCCTGGAGGGGAAACGGAGGCTCTGGCACGTCTAGATAGGCACCTGGAGCGGAAG GCTTGGGTGGCAAACTATGAGAAGCCACGAATGAACGCAAACTCCCTGTTGGCAAGTCCTACCGGTCTGAGTCCTTACCTGCGCTTCGGATGCCTGTCCTGCAGACTCTTTTACTACCGGCTGAGGGAGCTGTATCAGAAA GTCAAGAAAAACAGTCCTCCACCACTGTCTCTGTATGGTCAGCTCCTTTGGAGAGAATTCTTTTACACGGCTGCCACCAACAACCCCAAATTTGACCAGATGGAAGGCAATCCAATTTGTGTGCAGATCCCCTGGGACCGGAACCCACAGGCCCTTGCCAAATGGGCCGAAGGAAAAACGGGGTTTCCCTGGATTGATGCCATCATGACGCAGCTGAGGAAGGAAGGCTGGATCCACCACTTGGCTAGGCACGCCGTAGCTTGCTTCTTGACCCGAGGAGATCTGTGGAACAGCTGGGAATGTGGAGTGAAG GTGTTTGATGAGCTCCTCCTGGATGCTGATTTCAGTGTCAATGCTGGCAGCTGGATGTGGCTCTCGTGTAGCGCCTTCTTTCAGCAGTTCTTCCATTGTTACTGCCCCGTGGGGTTTGGGAAGCGGACAGATCCCAGTGGAGACTACATCAG GAGGTACCTTCCCGTCTTAAAGAATTTCCCATCTCGCTACATATACGAGCCGTGGAATGCTCCAGAATCTGTGCAGAAAGAAGCCAAGTGCATTGTGGGTGTCGACTACCCCAAACCTATTGTAAACCATGCAGAAGCTAGTAGGTTGAACATTGAACGTATGAAACAGACATATCAGCAACTGTCCCGCTACAGAGGCCTCT GTATCCTGGCTTCTGTCCCATCATGTACCGAGGATATTAGCAACCCCATTCCAGAGGATGCCTCCAGCCACAAGAATGTTTCAGATCCAG ATGCAGTACACAGTATCTCACAGAAGTTTAAAGAATTTACGTGGACTGCGCCGTGCGCAGCAAAAGACGGCTTCAGTGGCATCTGA
- the CRY2 gene encoding cryptochrome-2 isoform X1, producing the protein MEGSVHSVLWFRKGLRLHDNPALQAALRGARSVRCVYILDPWFAASSSGGVNRWRFLLQSLEDLDTSLRKLNSRLFVVRGQPADVFPRLFKEWGVTRLTFEYDSEPFGKERDAAIMKLAKEAGVEVIVENSHTLYDLDRIIELNGHSPPLTYKRFQAIISRMDLPRRPCPSVTPQQMETCKAEIHRNHDATYGVPSLEELGFQYDNQGLAVWPGGETEALARLDRHLERKAWVANYEKPRMNANSLLASPTGLSPYLRFGCLSCRLFYYRLRELYQKVKKNSPPPLSLYGQLLWREFFYTAATNNPKFDQMEGNPICVQIPWDRNPQALAKWAEGKTGFPWIDAIMTQLRKEGWIHHLARHAVACFLTRGDLWNSWECGVKVFDELLLDADFSVNAGSWMWLSCSAFFQQFFHCYCPVGFGKRTDPSGDYIRRYLPVLKNFPSRYIYEPWNAPESVQKEAKCIVGVDYPKPIVNHAEASRLNIERMKQTYQQLSRYRGLCILASVPSCTEDISNPIPEDASSHKNVSDPAPKLPLCTPDSPKRKCEELEEEPSKKRRVQSELQSVREALTNSE; encoded by the exons GTTCCTCTTGCAGTCACTGGAAGATCTGGACACCAGCTTAAGGAAACTGAACTCCCGGCTTTTCGTAGTAAGAGGACAACCTGCTGATGTTTTCCCGCGGCTCTTTAAG GAGTGGGGCGTGACACGTCTTACCTTTGAATATGACTCCGAACCTTTTGGAAAGGAGAGAGATGCCGCCATCATGAAATTGGCCAAGGAAGCTGGCGTGGAAGTAATTGTGGAGAATTCACACACCTTGTATGATTTGGACAG GATTATAGAGCTTAATGGTCACAGCCCTCCGCTTACCTACAAAAGGTTTCAGGCCATCATCAGCCGCATGGACCTGCCACGCAGGCCATGCCCAAGTGTCACACCACAGCAAATGGAAACGTGCAAGGCAGAAATCCATCGCAATCACGATGCAACGTACGGGGTGCCATCTTTGGAGGAACTAG GGTTCCAGTATGACAATCAGGGGCTCGCTGTGTGGCCTGGAGGGGAAACGGAGGCTCTGGCACGTCTAGATAGGCACCTGGAGCGGAAG GCTTGGGTGGCAAACTATGAGAAGCCACGAATGAACGCAAACTCCCTGTTGGCAAGTCCTACCGGTCTGAGTCCTTACCTGCGCTTCGGATGCCTGTCCTGCAGACTCTTTTACTACCGGCTGAGGGAGCTGTATCAGAAA GTCAAGAAAAACAGTCCTCCACCACTGTCTCTGTATGGTCAGCTCCTTTGGAGAGAATTCTTTTACACGGCTGCCACCAACAACCCCAAATTTGACCAGATGGAAGGCAATCCAATTTGTGTGCAGATCCCCTGGGACCGGAACCCACAGGCCCTTGCCAAATGGGCCGAAGGAAAAACGGGGTTTCCCTGGATTGATGCCATCATGACGCAGCTGAGGAAGGAAGGCTGGATCCACCACTTGGCTAGGCACGCCGTAGCTTGCTTCTTGACCCGAGGAGATCTGTGGAACAGCTGGGAATGTGGAGTGAAG GTGTTTGATGAGCTCCTCCTGGATGCTGATTTCAGTGTCAATGCTGGCAGCTGGATGTGGCTCTCGTGTAGCGCCTTCTTTCAGCAGTTCTTCCATTGTTACTGCCCCGTGGGGTTTGGGAAGCGGACAGATCCCAGTGGAGACTACATCAG GAGGTACCTTCCCGTCTTAAAGAATTTCCCATCTCGCTACATATACGAGCCGTGGAATGCTCCAGAATCTGTGCAGAAAGAAGCCAAGTGCATTGTGGGTGTCGACTACCCCAAACCTATTGTAAACCATGCAGAAGCTAGTAGGTTGAACATTGAACGTATGAAACAGACATATCAGCAACTGTCCCGCTACAGAGGCCTCT GTATCCTGGCTTCTGTCCCATCATGTACCGAGGATATTAGCAACCCCATTCCAGAGGATGCCTCCAGCCACAAGAATGTTTCAGATCCAG CCCCTAAACTCCCTCTGTGTACGCCTGACTCCCCCAAAAGGAAATGCGAAGAATTAGAGGAGGAACCGAGTAAGAAACGTAGAGTACAGAGTGAGCTGCAGTCTGTGAGAGAAGCGCTTACGAATTCTGAGTGA